In one Accipiter gentilis chromosome 4, bAccGen1.1, whole genome shotgun sequence genomic region, the following are encoded:
- the SLC4A2 gene encoding anion exchange protein 2 isoform X1, with the protein MLLLCFTPWCLFIFQRVPERHEAAPCPSLPAPEPTGDPQQPEQEALGAGSPVFEEEEEEKDLNKALGVERFEEILCDAHPRNAEEAGRSYGEEDFEYHRQSSHHIHHPLSTHLPPDTRRKKGVPKKGKKKHRRASVPGETPTIEEAEEDEDEACDTETERSAEELLQPGQPEAVQFFLQEDEVTDRRAEEPAARAALPGSPPEPRGSTSPREARAASPDVEEGDSVEEGAAAAEAGSPGRPVPKSQPGHRSYNLHERRRIGSMTGAEQARYQKMPTDESEAQTLASADLDYMKSHRFEDVPGVRRHLVRKSAKAQVVHVSKDHKEPSTRHRKQDRQPHEVFVELNELVVDKNQELQWKETARWIKFEEDVEEETDRWGKPHVASLSFRSLLELRKTLSHGAVLLDLDQKTLPGVAHQVVEQMVITDQIRAEDRANVLRALLLKHSHPSDEKDFSFPRNISAGSLGSLLVHHHSTNHVAEGSEPAVTEPLIAGHAVEHDTRVDVEREREVLTPTPPAGITRSKSKHELKLLEKIPDNAEATVVLVGCVEFLDQPTMAFVRLQEAVELDSVLEVPVPVRFLFVLLGPSSTHMDYHEIGRSISTLMSDKQFHEAAYLADDRHDLLNAINEFLDCSVVLPPSEVQGEELLRSVAHFQREMLKKREEQERRLLLEPKSPEEKALLKLKVVEGEGEEEDDPLRRTGRPFGGLIRDVRRRYPKYLSDFKDALNPQCIAAVIFIYFAALSPAITFGGLLGEKTQDLIGVSELIISTSLQGVLFCLLGAQPLLIIGFSGPLLVFEEAFFTFCTSNELEYLVGRVWIGFWLILIVLVMVAFEGSFLVRFVSRFTQEIFAFLISLIFIYETFSKLAKIFQEHPLHGCLRVNGTGAEAEAWRNTSAAPANGTAGRAATKVTGQPNTALLSLVLMAGTFFIAFFLRKFKNSRFFPGRIRRLIGDFGVPIAILVMVLVDYSIQDTYTQKLSVPSGFSVTATDKRGWVINPLGKNSDFPVWMMVASGLPAILVFILIFMETQITTLIISKKERMLQKGSGFHLDLLLIVAMGGFFALFGLPWLAAATVRSVTHANALTVMSKAVAPGDKPKIQEVKEQRVTGLLVAVLVGLSIVIGDLLRQIPLAVLFGIFLYMGVTSLNGIQFYERLQLLLMPPKHHPDVTYVKKVRTLRMHLFTGLQLACLAVLWAVMSTVASLAFPFILILTVPLRMCLLSRIFTDREMKCLDADEAEPIFDEREGVDEYNEMPMPV; encoded by the exons CCTGAGCAGGAGGCGCTGGGCGCCGGCTCACCCGTgttcgaggaggaggaggaggagaaggacctgaacaAGGCGCTGGGCGTGGAGCGCTTCGAGGAGATCCTGTGCGACGCGCACCCTCGCAACGCGGAGGAGGCCGGGCGCAGCTACGGCGAGGAGGACTTTGAGT ACCACCGCCAGTCGTCCCACCACATCCACCACCCGCTCTCCACGCATCTGCCCCCCGACACCCGACGCAAGAAGGGGGTGCCGAAAAAGGGCAAGAAGAAGCACCGCCGTGCTTCTGTCCCTGGCGAGACCCCCACCATCGAGGAGGCCGAAGAGGATGAGGACGAGGCGTGCGACACGGAGACGGAGCGGTCGGCAGAGGAGCTCCTGCAGCCCGGCCAGCCTGAGGCGGTGCAG TTCTTCCTGCAGGAGGACGAGGTGACCGACCGCCGGGCAGAGGAGCCGGCGGCACGCGCGGCACTGCCCGGCTCCCCACCGGAGCCCCGTGGGTCCACGTCCCCCAGGGAAGCCCGGGCAGCCAG CCCCGATGTGGAGGAAGGAGATTCGGtggaggagggagcagctgccGCCGAGGCCGGCTCCCCCGGTCGCCCTGTTCCCAAGTCGCAGCCGGGGCACCGCAGCTACAACCTGCACGAGCGGCGGCGGATCGGCAGCATGACGGGCGCGGAGCAGGCCCGGTACCAGAAGATGCCGACAGACGAGTCGGAGGCCCAGACGCTGGCTTCGGCTGACCTGGACTACATGAAGA GTCACCGCTTCGAGGATGTGCCGGGGGTGCGCCGGCACCTCGTCCGGAAGAGCGCCAAGGCGCAGGTGGTCCATGTCAGCAAGGACCACAAGGAGCCCAGCACGCGGCACCGCAAGCAGGACCGGCAGCCCCACGAG GTGTTCGTGGAGCTGAATGAGCTGGTGGTGGACAAGAACCAGGAGCTGCAATGGAAGGAGACGGCGCGCTGGAtcaagtttgaggaggacgtggaggAGGAGACGGACCGCTGGGGCAAGCCCCACGTAGCGTCCCTGTCCTTCCGCAGCCTCCTGGAGCTGCGCAAGACCCTGTCCCAcg GGGCTGTGCTCCTTGACCTGGACCAGAAGACGCTGCCGGGGGTGGCTCACCAGGTGGTGGAGCAGATGGTCATCACCGACCAGATCCGGGCCGAGGACCGTGCCAACGTGCTGCGGGCGCTGCTGCTCAAGCACAG CCACCCGAGCGATGAGAAGGACTTCTCCTTCCCCCGAAACATCTCGGCTGGCAGCCTGGGCTCCCTGCTCGTGCACCACCACAGCACCAACCACGTGGCTGAGGGCAGTGAGCCAGCCGTCACTGAGCCCCTCATCGCCGGCCATGCCGTGGAGCACGACACACGGGTTGACGTGGAGCGGGAG AGGGAGGTCCTCACCCCCACGCCCCCGGCCGGCATCACTCGCTCCAAGTCCAAGCATGAGCTGAAGCTGCTGGAGAAGATCCCGGACAATGCTGAGGCCACGGTGGTGCTCGTGG gcTGCGTGGAGTTCCTGGACCAGCCCACCATGGCCTTCGTGCGGCTGCAGGAGGCGGTGGAGCTGGACTCGGTGCTGGAGGTGCCCGTCCCCGTGCGGTTCCTCTTCGTGCTCCTggggcccagcagcacccacatgGACTACCACGAGATCGGGCGCTCCATCTCCACCCTCATGTCCGACAAG CAATTTCACGAGGCCGCGTACCTGGCCGATGACCGCCATGACCTCCTTAACGCCATCAACGAGTTCCTGGACTGCAGCGTGGTGCTGCCGCCCTCCGAGGTGCAGGGTGAGGAGCTGCTGCGCAGCGTCGCCCACTTCCAGCGCGAGATGCTGAAGAAGAGAGAGGAGCAGGAGCGGCGGCTGCTGTTGGAGCCCAAGTCCCCCGAGGAGAAAG CGCTGCTAAAGCTGAAGGTGGTGGAGGgcgagggcgaggaggaggatgACCCTCTGCGGCGCACGGGCCGGCCCTTTGGGGGGCTGATCCGGGACGTGCGGCGGCGGTACCCCAAGTACCTGAGCGACTTCAAGGATGCGCTGAACCCCCAGTGCATTGCAGCTGTCATCTTCATCTACTTCGCCGCGCTGTCGCCAGCCATCACCTTTGGAGGGTTGCTGG GGGAGAAGACGCAGGACCTGATCGGGGTGTCTGAGCTGATCATCTCCACGTCGCTGCAGGGCGTGCTTTTCTGCCTGCTGGGTGCCCAGCCCCTGCTCATCATTGGCTTCTCGGGGCCCCTGCTCGTCTTCGAGGAGGCTTTCTTCACG TTCTGCACGTCCAACGAGCTGGAGTACCTGGTGGGGCGCGTCTGGATTGGCTTCTGGCTCATTCTCATCGTGCTGGTCATGGTGGCCTTTGAGGGCAGCTTCCTGGTGCGCTTCGTCTCCCGCTTCACCCAGGAGATCTTCGCTTTCCTCATCTCcctcatcttcatctacgagacCTTCTCCAAGCTGGCCAAG ATCTTCCAGGAGCACCCCCTGCACGGCTGCCTGCGGGTGAACGGCACGGGCGCAGAGGCAGAGGCATGGAGGAACACCAGCGCAGCCCCGGCCAACGGCACGGCCGGCCGCGCCGCAACCAAGGTGACGGGGCAGCCCAACACGGCGCTGCTCTCGCTGGTGCTCATGGCCGGCACCTTCTTCATCGCCTTCTTCCTGCGCAAATTCAAGAACAGCCGATTCTTCCCCGGACGG ATCCGGCGGCTCATCGGGGACTTTGGGGTGCCCATTGCCATCCTGGTGATGGTGCTGGTGGACTACAGCATCCAGGACACCTACACGCAG AAGCTGAGTGTGCCCAGCGGGTTCTCGGTGACGGCCACAGACAAGCGGGGCTGGGTGATCAACCCCCTGGGCAAGAATAGCGACTTCCCCGTCTGGATGATGGTGGCCAGCGGCCTCCCTGCCATCCTCGtcttcatcctcatcttcatGGAGACGCAGATCACCAC GCTGATCATCAGCAAGAAGGAGCGGATGCTGCAGAAGGGCTCTGGGTTCCACCTTGACCTCCTGCTCATCGTGGCCATGGGCGGCTTCTTCGCGCTCTTCGGGCTGCCGTGGCTCGCCGCGGCCACGGTGCGCTCTGTCACGCATGCCAATGCCCTCACCGTCATGAGCAAGGCTGTGGCGCCCGGGGACAAGCCCAAAATCCAGGAGGTGAAGGAGCAGCGGGTCACGGGGCTGCTGGTGGCCGTGCTCGTCG GCTTGTCCATCGTCATTGGGGACCTGCTGCGGCAGATCCCGCTGGCCGTGCTCTTCGGGATCTTCCTCTACATGGGTGTCACCTCCCTCAATGGCATCCAGTTCTATGAgcgcctgcagctgctgctgatgcCCCCCAAGCACCATCCTGACGTCACCTACGTCAAAAAG GTGCGCACGCTGCGCATGCACCTCTTCACTGGGCTGCAGCTGGCATGTCTGGCCGTGCTCTGGGCCGTCATGTCCACGGTGGCCTCCCTGGCCTTCCccttcatcctcatcctcacgGTGCCACTCCGCATGTGCCTGCTCAGCCGCATCTTCACCGACCGTGAGATGAAGTGT CTGGATGCAGACGAGGCTGAGCCCATCTTTGATGAGCGGGAAGGTGTGGACGAGTACAACGAAATGCCGATGCCGGTGTGA